The following are encoded together in the Nocardioides thalensis genome:
- a CDS encoding PLP-dependent aminotransferase family protein has protein sequence MGLDLSALPDRTPRGIAGAFSRAIRAGDLAPGDRLPTVRDVAEELGVSPATVSAAWQALRRTGTVVSRGRAGTFVKDTPTPWLSPRQRSLVGAGRDGLRLDLSRGTPDPTLLPDLGPALHRVSQRATTLTYQDEPVLPGLREELVRSWPYDAPALTVVDGATDGIARTLELLVSYGDRVALESPGFPPFFDLVEALGGEVVPVDVDAEGVRPASLRAALDQRPVAVVLQPRAHNPTGVSMSAARAERLAGLVRRARTEVWVIEDDHSGWISTMPDVTVATWLPERVVHVRSYSKSHGPDLRIAALSGPTELVDRLVARRMLGPAWTSRMLQTILLDLITSSRSLDEVGEARRQYFARQRTLVDALAEHGVAMSQPDGINLWLPVADERAAMVHLAASGVRVAAGTAFVADPGRGGPPGPSRDHVRVTSGLVTPADAPDVAAALAAATRAGG, from the coding sequence ATGGGACTAGACCTGTCCGCGCTGCCCGACCGCACGCCCCGGGGCATCGCCGGCGCGTTCAGCCGGGCGATCCGAGCGGGTGACCTCGCCCCCGGCGACCGGCTCCCGACGGTGCGCGACGTGGCCGAGGAGCTCGGCGTCTCCCCCGCCACGGTGAGCGCCGCCTGGCAGGCGCTGCGCCGTACGGGCACCGTCGTCTCGCGGGGCCGCGCGGGCACGTTCGTCAAGGACACGCCGACCCCGTGGCTCTCGCCGCGGCAGCGGTCACTGGTGGGCGCCGGGCGCGACGGGCTGCGGCTCGACCTGTCCCGCGGCACCCCCGACCCGACGCTGCTGCCGGACCTCGGCCCGGCGCTGCACCGGGTGTCCCAGCGCGCCACGACGCTGACCTACCAGGACGAGCCCGTGCTGCCCGGGCTGCGCGAGGAGCTGGTGCGCTCCTGGCCCTACGACGCGCCCGCGCTGACCGTCGTCGACGGCGCGACCGACGGCATCGCGCGCACCCTCGAGCTGCTCGTGTCGTACGGCGACCGCGTCGCGCTGGAGTCGCCCGGGTTCCCGCCGTTCTTCGACCTGGTGGAAGCCCTCGGCGGCGAGGTGGTGCCCGTCGATGTCGACGCCGAGGGCGTTCGGCCGGCCTCGCTGCGCGCGGCCCTCGACCAGCGACCGGTCGCTGTGGTGCTCCAGCCGCGCGCCCACAACCCGACGGGAGTCTCGATGTCGGCCGCCCGTGCGGAGCGGCTGGCCGGCCTGGTGCGTCGCGCCCGGACCGAGGTCTGGGTGATCGAGGACGACCACTCCGGCTGGATCTCGACCATGCCCGACGTGACCGTCGCGACCTGGCTGCCCGAGCGGGTCGTGCACGTGCGGTCCTACTCCAAGTCGCACGGTCCCGACCTGCGGATCGCGGCGCTCAGCGGCCCCACGGAGCTCGTCGACCGTCTCGTCGCGCGGCGCATGCTCGGCCCGGCCTGGACCTCGCGGATGCTCCAGACGATCCTCCTCGACCTGATCACCTCGTCGCGGTCGCTCGACGAGGTCGGCGAGGCGCGGCGGCAGTACTTCGCGCGTCAGCGCACCCTGGTCGACGCCCTCGCCGAGCACGGGGTGGCCATGTCGCAGCCGGACGGCATCAACCTGTGGCTGCCGGTGGCCGACGAGCGCGCTGCGATGGTGCACCTCGCCGCGTCCGGCGTGCGGGTCGCCGCGGGGACGGCGTTCGTCGCCGACCCTGGTCGCGGAGGTCCCCCGGGACCGTCACGAGACCACGTCCGCGTCACCTCGGGCCTGGTCACCCCCGCCGACGCGCCCGACGTGGCCGCGGCTCTGGCCGCGGCCACGCGGGCCGGCGGCTGA
- a CDS encoding TIGR03842 family LLM class F420-dependent oxidoreductase — protein MDFGVVLQTNPPAWRTVGLAKQAEEHGFDYVWTFDSHLLWQEPYVIYSAILNETKRVIVGPMVTNPATRDWTVTASVFATLNEMYGNRTVVGIGRGDSAVRVLNGKPCTLKEVREATHVIRELGNCRPVEVNGATLQFPWARTSELEVWIAAYGPLALKTAGEAGDGFILQLADVDVAKWMITKVKEAAAAAGRDPEALTFCVAAPAYVGDDIKHMREQTRWFGGMVGNHIADIVNKYGTEADFPQVLIDYIAGRTGYDYNTHGKADNDHVDFVPDEIVDRFCILGTPEEHVAKLEELKAIGVDQFSVYLQHDNKEETMRLYGESIMPKLRDHVTAKA, from the coding sequence ATGGACTTCGGAGTTGTTCTCCAGACCAACCCGCCCGCCTGGCGCACGGTCGGCCTGGCCAAGCAGGCGGAGGAGCACGGGTTCGACTACGTGTGGACGTTCGACTCCCACCTGCTGTGGCAGGAGCCCTACGTCATCTACTCGGCGATCCTCAACGAGACCAAGCGGGTCATCGTGGGCCCGATGGTCACCAACCCGGCCACGCGCGACTGGACGGTCACGGCGTCGGTGTTCGCCACGCTCAACGAGATGTACGGCAACCGCACCGTCGTCGGCATCGGCCGCGGCGACTCCGCCGTCCGCGTGCTCAACGGCAAGCCGTGCACGCTCAAGGAGGTGCGCGAGGCGACCCACGTGATCCGCGAGCTCGGCAACTGCCGGCCGGTGGAGGTCAACGGCGCGACCCTGCAGTTCCCGTGGGCACGCACGTCCGAGCTCGAGGTCTGGATCGCGGCCTACGGACCGCTCGCCCTGAAGACGGCCGGCGAGGCGGGCGACGGGTTCATCCTCCAGCTCGCCGACGTCGACGTGGCCAAGTGGATGATCACCAAGGTCAAGGAGGCGGCCGCGGCGGCCGGGCGTGACCCGGAGGCGCTGACGTTCTGCGTCGCCGCGCCGGCGTACGTCGGCGACGACATCAAGCACATGCGCGAGCAGACCCGGTGGTTCGGCGGCATGGTCGGCAACCACATCGCCGACATCGTGAACAAGTACGGGACCGAGGCCGACTTCCCGCAGGTGCTGATCGACTACATCGCCGGCCGCACCGGCTACGACTACAACACCCACGGCAAGGCCGACAACGACCACGTCGACTTCGTGCCCGACGAGATCGTCGACCGCTTCTGCATCCTCGGGACCCCCGAGGAGCACGTCGCCAAGCTCGAGGAGCTCAAGGCCATCGGCGTCGACCAGTTCTCGGTCTACCTCCAGCACGACAACAAGGAGGAGACGATGCGCCTGTACGGCGAGTCGATCATGCCGAAGCTCCGCGACCACGTGACCGCGAAGGCCTGA
- a CDS encoding ABC transporter permease has translation MATATTVTTSVTPTRAGRGVGQVLRVAAPVVVGLAGLFVWWLLTDVVGVEEYLLPGPAEVREEFAANFDAIKEAATTTGVNALFGLVAGSVLGVLLATVAGWVRAVDGMLAPVVASIAVVPIVALAPVLNTMYGADSEYGRRMIATLAAFVPVFVNTLRGLRQTTPIQRDLMRATAAGPLQSFRAVTLPTAAPYAITGVRIASSLAVISALVAEYFGGPRGGLGAFISTSAATSAYARAWAYVGAAILLGLAFYVVTAAIERLAQHQWPTTDAR, from the coding sequence ATGGCCACTGCCACCACCGTCACCACGAGCGTCACCCCGACCCGCGCCGGGCGCGGGGTCGGGCAGGTGCTCCGCGTCGCCGCGCCTGTGGTCGTGGGGCTCGCCGGGCTGTTCGTCTGGTGGCTGCTGACCGACGTCGTCGGCGTCGAGGAGTACCTCCTGCCCGGCCCGGCGGAGGTGCGCGAGGAGTTCGCCGCCAACTTCGACGCGATCAAGGAGGCGGCGACCACCACCGGCGTCAACGCGCTCTTCGGCCTGGTGGCCGGCAGTGTGCTCGGCGTCCTGCTGGCGACCGTCGCCGGCTGGGTGCGCGCCGTCGACGGCATGCTCGCGCCGGTCGTCGCCTCGATCGCGGTGGTCCCGATCGTCGCGCTCGCGCCGGTCCTCAACACGATGTACGGCGCCGACAGCGAGTACGGCCGACGGATGATCGCCACCCTCGCGGCGTTCGTGCCCGTCTTCGTCAACACGCTCCGGGGCCTGCGCCAGACCACGCCGATCCAGCGCGACCTGATGCGCGCGACCGCGGCCGGGCCGCTGCAGTCGTTCCGCGCGGTCACGCTGCCCACAGCGGCGCCATACGCCATCACCGGTGTCCGCATCGCCAGCTCGCTCGCGGTGATCTCCGCGCTGGTGGCCGAGTACTTCGGCGGTCCGCGCGGCGGGCTCGGCGCCTTCATCTCGACGTCCGCAGCGACCAGCGCCTATGCCCGTGCCTGGGCGTACGTCGGCGCGGCGATCCTTCTCGGTCTCGCGTTCTACGTCGTCACCGCGGCGATCGAGCGCCTCGCGCAGCACCAGTGGCCCACCACGGATGCCCGATGA
- a CDS encoding ABC transporter ATP-binding protein, whose product MTGTEEMTPTEGPAVNSRDSLDSSAFDTAPAGDAVRVTGVDKVFAAKGGAVEALSGIDLTVGPGEFVSLIGPSGCGKSTLMRLVADLDQPTAGTVEVFGKSAAQARRDQDYGIAFQQAGLLPWRTVAGNIALPLELHRVGKAERKERVAELAELVGLEAFVDRHPDQLSGGMQQRVAIARALAERPRLLLMDEPFGALDEMTRERMQSELARIAGETGAAVVFVTHSIPEAVFLSDRVVVMSPRPGRVSGIVTTGIPRSVARDEALREASVFFEKVTEVREALHGAPVAKAAREQR is encoded by the coding sequence ATGACCGGAACCGAAGAGATGACCCCCACCGAAGGGCCAGCAGTGAACAGCCGCGACAGCCTCGACAGCTCCGCCTTCGACACCGCTCCGGCCGGCGACGCCGTCCGCGTCACCGGCGTCGACAAGGTCTTCGCCGCCAAGGGTGGCGCCGTGGAGGCTCTCTCCGGCATCGACCTCACCGTCGGCCCCGGTGAGTTCGTGTCGCTGATCGGCCCGTCCGGGTGCGGCAAGTCCACGCTGATGCGGCTGGTCGCCGACCTCGACCAGCCGACCGCCGGCACCGTCGAGGTGTTCGGCAAGAGCGCCGCCCAGGCGCGCCGCGACCAGGACTACGGCATCGCGTTCCAGCAGGCCGGCCTGCTGCCCTGGCGCACGGTCGCCGGCAACATCGCGCTGCCGCTCGAGCTCCACCGGGTCGGCAAGGCCGAGCGCAAGGAGCGCGTCGCCGAGCTCGCCGAGCTGGTCGGCCTCGAGGCGTTCGTCGACCGGCACCCCGACCAGCTGTCGGGCGGCATGCAGCAGCGCGTGGCGATCGCTCGCGCCCTGGCCGAGCGGCCGCGGCTGCTGCTGATGGACGAGCCGTTCGGCGCGCTCGACGAGATGACCCGCGAGCGGATGCAGTCCGAGCTGGCGCGGATCGCCGGCGAGACCGGGGCCGCGGTCGTGTTCGTCACCCACTCGATCCCGGAGGCGGTCTTCCTGTCCGACCGGGTCGTCGTGATGTCGCCCCGCCCGGGCCGCGTGAGCGGCATCGTCACCACCGGGATCCCGCGGTCGGTCGCGCGCGACGAGGCACTGCGCGAGGCGAGCGTCTTCTTCGAGAAGGTCACCGAGGTGCGCGAGGCGCTGCACGGCGCGCCGGTGGCCAAGGCCGCCAGGGAGCAGCGCTGA
- a CDS encoding response regulator: protein MTRVLVVDDEPQILRALAINLRAGGYDVVAAADGTEALAAAQENPPDAVVLDLGLPDVDGVTVIAALRGRSDVPILVLSGRSDSADKVDALDAGADDYVTKPFGMDELLARLRAVLRRTTPAEEQPAVTFGDVEVDLARTRVTVRGEEVRLTPTEWHLLQVLVRSPGTLMSQRQLLLEVWGPGYETAQGNLRLYMGQLRRKLEPDPARPVYFRTEPGMGYRFDPPR from the coding sequence ATGACCAGGGTGCTCGTCGTCGACGACGAGCCGCAGATCCTGCGCGCGCTGGCCATCAACCTTCGAGCGGGGGGTTACGACGTCGTCGCCGCGGCCGACGGCACCGAGGCCCTCGCCGCCGCGCAGGAGAACCCTCCCGATGCCGTGGTGCTGGACCTCGGCTTGCCGGACGTGGACGGGGTCACCGTGATCGCCGCCCTGCGCGGCCGCTCCGACGTGCCGATCCTGGTGCTGTCCGGGCGCTCTGACAGTGCAGACAAGGTCGATGCGCTCGACGCCGGCGCGGACGACTACGTCACCAAGCCCTTCGGCATGGACGAGCTGCTCGCGCGGCTGAGGGCGGTGCTGCGCCGTACGACGCCGGCGGAGGAGCAACCCGCCGTGACCTTCGGCGACGTCGAGGTCGACCTCGCCCGCACCAGGGTGACGGTGCGCGGCGAGGAGGTGCGGCTGACACCGACCGAGTGGCACCTGCTCCAGGTGCTGGTGCGCAGCCCGGGGACCCTGATGAGCCAGCGCCAGCTGCTCCTCGAGGTCTGGGGCCCGGGCTACGAGACCGCGCAGGGCAACCTGCGGCTCTACATGGGCCAGCTGCGGCGCAAGCTCGAGCCCGACCCGGCACGGCCCGTCTACTTCCGCACCGAGCCCGGGATGGGCTACCGCTTCGACCCGCCGCGGTGA
- the hydA gene encoding dihydropyrimidinase, with translation MSTLLIKGGTVVNATGTVTADVLVDGETIAAVLEPGSTLLGSDLASSVDTVIDATGKLVIPGGIDAHTHMQLPFGGTFASDTFETGTVAAAWGGTTSIIDFAVQKYGERVEDGLAHWHELAGGNCAVDYGFHQIIGGVDDESLKAMENLVDEGITSYKMFMAYPGVFYSDDAQILRAMQKAREMGLLTMMHAENGPAIDVLAAQLAESGKTAPYFHGIARAWQMEEEATHRAIMLADLTDAPLYIVHMSAKQAVQQVAWARDNGKNVFGETCPQYLYLSLEKQLGAKSDEWGDFEGAKWVCSTPLRSEEEGHLEAMWQGLRTNDLQMVSTDHCPFCMKDQKELGKDDFRAIPNGIGSIEHRVDLLYQGVVDGRISLPRWVELISTTPARMFGLYGKKGVIQPGADADIVVYDPNGHTSIGYGEGKKHHMNMDHSAWEGFEIDGHVDVTISRGTVLVENGEFKGTVGHGQFLKRDLTQYLT, from the coding sequence ATGAGCACCCTGCTGATCAAGGGCGGCACGGTCGTCAACGCGACCGGCACCGTGACCGCCGACGTGCTGGTCGACGGCGAGACCATCGCCGCCGTCCTCGAGCCCGGGTCCACGCTGCTCGGCAGCGACCTCGCGAGCAGCGTGGACACGGTGATCGACGCGACCGGGAAGCTCGTCATCCCGGGCGGCATCGACGCCCACACCCACATGCAGCTGCCGTTCGGCGGCACGTTCGCGTCCGACACGTTCGAGACCGGCACCGTCGCGGCGGCGTGGGGCGGCACCACCTCGATCATCGACTTCGCCGTGCAGAAGTACGGCGAGCGCGTCGAGGACGGGCTCGCCCACTGGCACGAGCTGGCCGGCGGCAACTGCGCCGTCGACTACGGCTTCCACCAGATCATCGGCGGCGTCGACGACGAGTCCCTCAAGGCGATGGAGAACCTCGTCGACGAGGGCATCACGTCCTACAAGATGTTCATGGCCTACCCCGGCGTCTTCTACTCCGACGACGCCCAGATCCTCCGGGCCATGCAGAAGGCCCGCGAGATGGGCCTCCTGACGATGATGCACGCCGAGAACGGCCCCGCGATCGACGTCCTCGCCGCGCAGCTGGCCGAGTCCGGCAAGACCGCGCCGTACTTCCACGGCATCGCGCGCGCCTGGCAGATGGAGGAGGAGGCCACGCACCGGGCGATCATGCTCGCCGACCTCACCGACGCGCCGCTCTACATCGTCCACATGAGCGCGAAGCAGGCCGTGCAGCAGGTCGCGTGGGCCCGCGACAACGGCAAGAACGTCTTCGGCGAGACCTGCCCGCAGTACCTCTACCTCTCGCTCGAGAAGCAGCTCGGCGCGAAGAGCGACGAGTGGGGCGACTTCGAGGGCGCCAAGTGGGTCTGCTCGACGCCGCTTCGCTCCGAGGAGGAAGGCCACCTGGAGGCCATGTGGCAGGGGCTGCGCACCAACGACCTCCAGATGGTGTCGACCGACCACTGCCCGTTCTGCATGAAGGACCAGAAGGAGCTCGGCAAGGACGACTTCCGCGCGATCCCCAACGGCATCGGCTCGATCGAGCACCGCGTCGACCTGCTCTACCAAGGCGTCGTCGACGGCCGGATCTCGCTGCCGCGGTGGGTCGAGCTCATCTCCACCACGCCGGCGCGGATGTTCGGCCTCTACGGCAAGAAGGGCGTCATCCAGCCCGGTGCCGACGCCGACATCGTGGTCTACGACCCCAACGGCCACACCTCGATCGGCTACGGCGAGGGCAAGAAGCACCACATGAACATGGACCACTCCGCGTGGGAGGGCTTCGAGATCGACGGGCACGTCGACGTGACCATCTCCCGCGGCACGGTGCTCGTCGAGAACGGCGAGTTCAAGGGAACCGTCGGCCACGGCCAGTTCCTCAAGCGCGACCTGACCCAGTACCTGACCTAA
- a CDS encoding DUF389 domain-containing protein: MLHLRLSAPPDLAQRAVDLLEADPAVSGLVVIPGAARKPEGDLVLADIAREAANPIVDQLREIGLHKSGTVHIEPVRTWLSQSAFDAERRAPGSGADSVVWAEVTQRSYEDSELNWTYLSFMVLATLIASIAIVLDSQILVIGAMVLGPEFSAVAALGLALVRRRGSLFGHAARTLVTGFVIAIAVTSVCALAARALGWIVEEDITGERAGTAFIYTPDKWSFIVAVIAAAAGVLSLTSAKVGGLSGVFISVTTIPAAGNVALGLAFGSGEEIWGSSLQLLVNLSGMALAGWFTLAVQNAVWDHVARRRARRPGAASR; the protein is encoded by the coding sequence ATGCTCCATCTTCGCCTCTCCGCGCCGCCCGACCTCGCCCAGCGCGCGGTCGACCTGCTCGAGGCAGACCCGGCCGTCAGCGGATTGGTGGTGATCCCGGGCGCCGCCCGCAAGCCGGAGGGCGACCTCGTCCTGGCCGACATCGCCCGCGAGGCCGCCAACCCGATCGTCGACCAGCTGCGCGAGATCGGCCTGCACAAGTCCGGCACGGTGCACATCGAGCCCGTGCGGACCTGGCTCTCCCAGTCGGCCTTCGACGCCGAGCGCCGCGCGCCCGGCAGCGGCGCGGACAGCGTCGTGTGGGCCGAGGTGACCCAGCGGTCCTACGAGGACTCCGAGCTCAACTGGACCTACCTCTCCTTCATGGTCCTCGCCACCCTGATCGCCAGCATCGCCATCGTCCTGGACTCCCAGATCCTCGTGATCGGAGCGATGGTTCTCGGACCGGAGTTCTCCGCCGTCGCAGCACTCGGTCTAGCCCTGGTACGGCGCCGCGGCTCCCTGTTCGGGCACGCGGCACGGACCCTGGTCACCGGGTTCGTGATCGCGATCGCGGTGACGTCCGTGTGCGCACTGGCGGCCCGGGCGCTCGGCTGGATCGTGGAGGAGGACATCACCGGTGAGCGCGCCGGCACGGCCTTCATCTACACGCCCGACAAGTGGTCCTTCATCGTCGCCGTGATTGCAGCGGCCGCAGGCGTCCTGTCCTTGACCTCTGCGAAGGTTGGTGGACTCTCCGGGGTGTTCATCTCCGTGACGACCATCCCGGCCGCGGGCAACGTCGCTCTCGGCCTGGCGTTCGGCTCAGGTGAGGAGATCTGGGGCAGCAGCCTCCAGCTGCTGGTCAACCTGTCGGGCATGGCGCTCGCGGGCTGGTTCACCCTCGCCGTACAGAACGCTGTCTGGGACCACGTCGCGCGGCGCCGCGCGCGGAGGCCCGGCGCGGCGAGCCGGTGA
- a CDS encoding ABC transporter permease encodes MVARIRPLLLGILGLLAVAALWEGYKALGPEDGLLVGDNRVLPRTTDLAMPHVWDIVQRILEPATSLDGAEPLWLLVAKAAGVSLGIAAVGWLAGTLVGLLLAVLMQGVRIAEWGLLPWIVLSQTVPLIAFAPVVRSWGSRVEIGGWEWPPWLSVAVIASYLAFFPVAVGALKGLQSPERTHTELMHTYAAGWWKTLLKVRFPAAVPYLLPALRLAAASAVVGGVVAEVSTGYLDGIGRLLVSFAGQASGDPAKAWAPILGAIGLGLVAAGFVALLGVLLRNYRRGEATA; translated from the coding sequence TTGGTCGCACGAATCCGACCCCTGCTCCTCGGGATCCTCGGCCTGCTCGCCGTGGCCGCCCTGTGGGAGGGCTACAAGGCGCTCGGTCCCGAGGACGGCCTGCTGGTGGGGGACAACCGGGTGCTGCCGCGCACCACCGACCTGGCGATGCCCCACGTCTGGGACATCGTGCAGCGGATCCTCGAGCCCGCCACCAGTCTCGACGGCGCCGAGCCGCTGTGGCTCCTCGTGGCGAAGGCCGCGGGCGTGTCGCTCGGCATCGCCGCGGTGGGCTGGCTCGCCGGCACGCTCGTCGGGCTCCTGCTCGCGGTGCTGATGCAGGGCGTCCGGATCGCCGAGTGGGGCCTGCTGCCCTGGATCGTGCTGAGCCAGACCGTGCCGCTCATCGCGTTCGCCCCGGTGGTGCGCAGTTGGGGCTCACGCGTCGAGATCGGCGGCTGGGAGTGGCCGCCGTGGCTCTCCGTCGCGGTGATCGCCAGCTATCTCGCGTTCTTCCCGGTCGCCGTCGGAGCGCTCAAGGGCCTCCAGTCGCCCGAGCGCACCCACACCGAGCTGATGCACACCTACGCCGCGGGCTGGTGGAAGACCCTGCTCAAGGTGCGGTTCCCCGCCGCCGTGCCCTACCTGCTGCCGGCCCTGCGACTGGCTGCGGCCAGCGCCGTGGTCGGCGGCGTGGTCGCCGAGGTGTCGACCGGCTACCTCGACGGCATCGGGCGGCTCCTGGTCAGCTTCGCCGGCCAGGCGTCCGGCGACCCGGCGAAGGCCTGGGCGCCGATCCTCGGCGCCATCGGCCTCGGCCTGGTGGCCGCCGGATTCGTGGCGCTGCTCGGGGTGCTGCTCAGGAACTACCGCCGCGGGGAGGCGACAGCATGA
- a CDS encoding DUF4118 domain-containing protein encodes MRPTSVSKQRQRWGYGVAVLSPALVLPVLVPLRDHLNLASDVAIYLVLVVVAALVGGLGPALLSVVVSAALLNFFFTRPYQTLDVDSPDNVVALAAFVAVAGMVSWLVDVAERRAAAAAAAVELEAVDRLRAALLTAVGHDLRSPLAAAKAAVSGLRSSDVTLADRDRAELLEAADGELDRLAGLVDNLLDMSRLQAGVLPVHLRPTDLDDVVARALDSLGVAPRAVVLDVDEDLPAVIADAGLLERAVANLVANAQRFAPPGRPALIAADVADGHVRLRVVDSGPGIPTAERERVFQPFQRAGDTDTASGLGLGLALARGLVDAMGGTLKPYDTDGGGLTMEITLPVAGAR; translated from the coding sequence GTGCGTCCGACTAGCGTGAGCAAGCAGCGCCAGAGGTGGGGCTACGGCGTCGCGGTCCTCTCGCCGGCGCTGGTGCTCCCGGTCCTCGTCCCGCTGCGCGACCACCTCAACCTCGCGAGCGACGTCGCGATCTACCTGGTGCTGGTCGTGGTCGCCGCGCTCGTGGGCGGCCTGGGACCTGCTCTGCTGTCGGTCGTGGTCTCGGCCGCGCTCCTGAACTTCTTCTTCACCCGGCCGTACCAGACCCTGGACGTCGACTCCCCGGACAACGTGGTCGCGCTCGCGGCGTTCGTCGCGGTCGCGGGGATGGTGAGCTGGCTCGTCGACGTGGCGGAGCGGCGAGCGGCCGCAGCGGCCGCGGCCGTCGAGCTGGAGGCCGTCGACCGACTGCGGGCCGCCCTCCTCACCGCGGTGGGGCACGACCTGCGATCACCGCTCGCCGCCGCGAAGGCTGCGGTGTCCGGGCTCCGGTCCTCCGACGTCACGCTGGCCGACCGCGACCGTGCCGAGCTGCTCGAAGCGGCCGACGGCGAGCTCGACCGACTCGCCGGCCTGGTCGACAACCTCCTCGACATGAGCCGGCTGCAGGCGGGCGTGCTGCCCGTGCATTTACGCCCCACCGACCTCGACGACGTGGTGGCCCGGGCGCTGGACTCGCTCGGTGTCGCCCCCCGCGCGGTCGTGCTCGACGTCGACGAGGACCTGCCTGCGGTGATCGCCGACGCCGGGCTCCTCGAGCGGGCCGTGGCGAACCTCGTGGCCAACGCCCAGCGGTTCGCACCGCCGGGGCGGCCTGCCCTGATCGCCGCGGACGTGGCGGACGGGCACGTGCGGCTGCGGGTCGTCGACTCGGGGCCGGGGATCCCGACGGCCGAGCGCGAACGGGTGTTCCAGCCGTTCCAGCGTGCCGGCGACACCGACACGGCGAGCGGACTCGGCCTCGGTCTGGCCCTCGCCCGCGGGCTCGTCGATGCGATGGGAGGCACACTGAAGCCGTACGACACCGACGGCGGGGGCCTGACGATGGAGATCACGCTGCCCGTGGCTGGTGCAAGATGA
- a CDS encoding nitrilase-related carbon-nitrogen hydrolase gives MRAAISQTTWTGDKESMLDRHEQFSRDAAEQGAQVMCFQELFYGPYFGITQDQKYYRYAEPADGPIVQRFAALAKELGMVHILPIYEEEQTGVYYNTTVVVDADGTVLGKYRKNHIPHVEKFWEKFYFRPGNLGYPVFETAVGKVGTYICYDRHFPEGWRELGLNGAHMVFNPNATKPGLSNRLWEVEGPCAAVANGYFVLQPNRVGLEDNEYGAEAVKFYGTSQIIDPRGNFVGDLGSSEKEELLVRDLDLDMVQQMRDDWQFYRDRRPDSYAAIAKP, from the coding sequence GTGCGCGCAGCGATCAGCCAGACCACCTGGACCGGCGACAAGGAGTCGATGCTCGACCGTCACGAGCAGTTCTCCCGTGACGCCGCCGAGCAGGGCGCCCAGGTGATGTGCTTCCAGGAGCTCTTCTACGGCCCCTACTTCGGCATCACCCAGGACCAGAAGTACTACCGCTACGCTGAGCCCGCCGACGGCCCGATCGTGCAGCGCTTCGCCGCGCTCGCGAAGGAGCTCGGCATGGTGCACATCCTCCCGATCTACGAGGAGGAGCAGACCGGCGTCTACTACAACACCACGGTCGTCGTCGACGCCGACGGCACGGTCCTCGGCAAGTACCGCAAGAACCACATCCCGCACGTGGAGAAGTTCTGGGAGAAGTTCTACTTCCGTCCCGGCAACCTCGGCTACCCGGTCTTCGAGACCGCGGTCGGCAAGGTCGGCACCTACATCTGCTACGACCGCCACTTCCCCGAGGGCTGGCGCGAGCTCGGCCTCAACGGCGCGCACATGGTGTTCAACCCCAACGCCACCAAGCCCGGCCTCTCCAACCGGCTCTGGGAGGTCGAGGGCCCCTGCGCCGCGGTCGCCAACGGCTACTTCGTCCTCCAGCCCAACCGGGTCGGTCTCGAGGACAACGAGTACGGCGCCGAGGCGGTCAAGTTCTACGGCACCAGCCAGATCATCGACCCGCGCGGCAACTTCGTCGGCGACCTCGGCTCGAGCGAGAAGGAGGAGCTGCTGGTGCGCGACCTCGACCTCGACATGGTCCAGCAGATGCGCGACGACTGGCAGTTCTACCGCGACCGCCGGCCCGACTCGTACGCCGCGATCGCCAAGCCCTGA